A stretch of Desulfurivibrio alkaliphilus AHT 2 DNA encodes these proteins:
- a CDS encoding FAD/NAD(P)-binding protein has product MNNQAQQSGGTMIDPYRPGRAVISEIIEENQRIKTFVLEPLEAWPAASDQATTSAYQPGQFVMVSVPHCGEAPISLASSPQEPKLRLSVLKVGLLTSALHRLPVGAEVGLRGPYGRPFPMAALKGRRLVFVAGGIGLAPLRSVLESCLARPDDFGPLTLLYGSRTPDDIAFSADLARWQAGRQVDCRLTVDQGGPGWNGAVGLVSDLLADLQLEPEQSSVLICGPPPMIRAVCRQAAQAGVAPEQIITTLERQMKCGLGLCRHCHLDHHLVCVDGPVYTLAQLRQLEIMELG; this is encoded by the coding sequence ATGAACAACCAAGCCCAGCAATCCGGAGGAACGATGATCGATCCCTACCGCCCCGGGCGGGCGGTGATCAGCGAGATCATCGAGGAAAACCAGCGGATCAAAACCTTCGTGCTCGAGCCCCTGGAGGCCTGGCCGGCGGCTTCCGACCAGGCGACGACCTCGGCTTACCAGCCGGGACAATTTGTAATGGTGTCGGTACCCCACTGCGGCGAAGCGCCCATTTCCCTGGCCTCTTCGCCCCAGGAGCCCAAGCTGCGCCTCAGCGTGCTCAAGGTGGGGCTGCTGACCTCCGCCCTGCACCGGCTGCCGGTGGGAGCGGAAGTGGGCCTGCGGGGGCCCTATGGCCGCCCCTTCCCCATGGCGGCGCTAAAGGGCCGCCGGCTGGTGTTTGTGGCCGGCGGCATCGGCCTGGCCCCCTTGCGGTCGGTGCTGGAAAGCTGCCTGGCCCGGCCGGATGATTTTGGCCCCCTCACCCTGCTCTACGGCAGCCGCACCCCGGATGACATTGCCTTCAGCGCCGACCTGGCCCGCTGGCAGGCCGGGCGGCAGGTGGACTGCCGGCTCACCGTGGACCAGGGGGGACCGGGCTGGAACGGAGCGGTGGGGCTGGTCTCCGACCTGCTGGCCGACCTGCAGCTGGAGCCGGAACAGAGCAGCGTCCTGATCTGCGGCCCGCCGCCGATGATCCGGGCCGTCTGCCGGCAAGCCGCCCAAGCCGGGGTTGCCCCCGAACAGATCATCACCACCCTGGAGCGCCAGATGAAATGCGGCCTCGGCCTCTGCCGCCACTGCCACCTGGACCACCACCTGGTCTGCGTCGATGGCCCGGTGTACAC